One window of Gloeothece citriformis PCC 7424 genomic DNA carries:
- a CDS encoding peptidylprolyl isomerase — protein MGVVLQVGEQKITESDLYPLLGQYRLLPQLVKEIIIDQAIAEIECTPEEQQMARNLFYQQNQLTSEEKIQAWLKQQGITREQLEYLSLRELKLEKFKQVTWGNKIEPYFLKIKGKLDRVIYSLIRTKDTGIAQELYFRIQDQENTFEELAKKYSQGPEAQTGGLIGPVELNVPHPTISQMLMGSQPGQLWPPTQIGEWIIIIRLEQRISTPLDQQTQQRILNELFQGWLIAQMQQIVSFLPSTESINP, from the coding sequence ATGGGCGTTGTTTTACAAGTCGGAGAGCAAAAAATTACCGAATCGGATTTATATCCTTTACTAGGGCAATACCGATTGTTGCCTCAGCTAGTGAAGGAAATTATCATCGATCAAGCCATTGCTGAGATTGAGTGTACCCCTGAAGAACAACAGATGGCTCGAAATTTGTTTTATCAGCAAAATCAACTCACCTCAGAGGAAAAAATTCAAGCATGGCTCAAACAACAAGGAATAACCAGAGAACAACTTGAATATTTATCACTACGGGAATTAAAGCTAGAAAAATTTAAACAAGTCACCTGGGGCAATAAAATAGAACCCTACTTTCTCAAAATTAAAGGAAAACTCGATCGGGTCATTTATTCGTTAATTCGTACCAAAGATACAGGAATTGCCCAGGAACTTTATTTTCGGATTCAAGATCAAGAAAATACCTTTGAAGAATTAGCTAAAAAATATTCTCAAGGGCCAGAAGCACAAACCGGTGGATTAATTGGCCCAGTAGAACTCAACGTTCCTCATCCCACCATTTCTCAAATGTTAATGGGGAGTCAACCTGGACAATTGTGGCCGCCTACTCAAATCGGCGAATGGATTATTATCATTCGACTAGAACAAAGGATTTCTACTCCTTTAGATCAACAAACTCAACAAAGAATTCTCAATGAATTATTTCAAGGATGGCTAATTGCTCAAATGCAACAAATTGTCTCTTTCTTACCCTCGACAGAGTCTATTAATCCATAA
- a CDS encoding peptidase domain-containing ABC transporter: MSYTTIDFQQFLTKVAPFDQLPEKVVTEITPKFQPWRYRMGQVILRKDKIPSHLVILYEGQARLLGYDPRTQMPTTLELFQPGEVFGWINFIRDTSCETVIASTEVICLALKKQDFLDLLAKYPEFKAKFENKPTLIEVFDLAGSYFNQQAQGEGDLKQIAKNLIAHARVEYLSPGKTTLDTHPNLADPRLLWLVSGGEAPVNFPIGSHLHLTDEQQVIEVSRGTIRLIGLPAEQLQLPQQRDDLLSQMLPEVPPDTLIDVAPQDSPSALVTQSEEAIIPTDPESEPIPYAKSALIETGISDNLPETKDKKRYPFIRGKTPLESGMACFQMICQYFGMPFRRDIIRRVLSDQLQRMGSLSLPLCGAITELMGLNSQLITINSDSILQIKAPALIRWQDTLAIIYEINSKRVVIAVPEIGILRRKPADFIEAWGAQGEVLLLQKSKETPQRKFGLNWFIPALIQYRRVLVEVFIASFFVQLFALANPLMIQVIIDKVIVQNSPDTLHVLGIFLLIMALFEALLGAMRTNLFVDTTNRIDMSLGSEIIDHLLRLPLRYFERRPVGEISTRVNELENIRQFLTGTALTVVLDALFSVVYIVVMLIYSVVLTAWALAVVPILVIVTAVFSPVIRKQLRTKAERNAETQSYLVEVMSGIQTVKAQNIELRSRWQWQERYARYVSAGFNTVITSTFASSLSNFFNKLSGLLVLWVGAYLVLEGELTLGQLIAFRIIAGYVTSPILRLTQLWQNFQETALSLERLADIVDTPQEAEDDRDNIPMPLIKGSVKFENVSFRFQKHGPLQLYNVNLEFPAGTFVALVGQSGAGKSTLTKLLSRLYEPESGRILVDGYDINKVELYSLRRQIGVVPQETLLFDGTVQENIALTNPDASIEEIVEAAQVAAAHEFIMNLPSGYNTRVGERGASLSGGQRQRIAIARSVLQRPQVLVLDEATSALDYATEQQVCVNLSVAFKDRTVFFITHRLASIRSADTIVMMDAGTVVEIGTHSELMAMKGRYYYLYQQQEANL; encoded by the coding sequence ATGAGCTACACAACTATTGACTTTCAACAATTTTTAACCAAAGTTGCCCCTTTTGATCAACTCCCCGAAAAAGTAGTCACTGAAATAACCCCTAAATTTCAGCCTTGGCGTTATCGTATGGGTCAAGTGATCCTCAGAAAGGATAAAATCCCTTCCCATTTAGTCATTCTCTACGAAGGGCAAGCTCGTCTATTAGGCTATGATCCCCGGACGCAAATGCCCACGACTTTAGAATTGTTCCAACCGGGAGAGGTGTTTGGTTGGATTAATTTTATTAGAGATACCTCTTGTGAAACGGTGATCGCCTCGACAGAAGTGATCTGTTTAGCTCTTAAAAAACAAGATTTTTTAGATTTATTAGCAAAATATCCCGAATTTAAAGCAAAATTTGAAAATAAACCGACTTTAATCGAAGTTTTTGACCTGGCTGGTTCATATTTTAATCAACAAGCTCAAGGAGAAGGGGATCTTAAACAGATCGCCAAAAATTTAATCGCTCATGCTAGGGTTGAGTATCTTTCTCCGGGCAAAACTACCCTCGACACTCATCCTAATTTGGCAGATCCTCGCCTCCTTTGGTTAGTCAGTGGGGGAGAAGCGCCGGTTAATTTTCCCATTGGCAGTCATCTTCATTTAACCGATGAACAACAGGTGATCGAAGTCTCTCGCGGGACGATTCGCTTAATTGGCTTACCTGCGGAACAATTGCAATTGCCTCAACAAAGGGATGATCTGTTATCTCAGATGCTCCCCGAAGTCCCCCCCGACACTTTGATTGACGTTGCTCCTCAAGACTCTCCAAGTGCTTTAGTGACTCAGTCTGAAGAGGCCATTATTCCCACAGACCCGGAAAGCGAACCCATTCCCTATGCAAAAAGTGCCCTAATTGAAACAGGAATTAGCGATAATCTTCCTGAAACCAAAGACAAGAAACGCTATCCTTTTATTCGAGGGAAAACCCCCTTAGAATCGGGGATGGCTTGTTTCCAAATGATTTGTCAGTATTTTGGGATGCCTTTTCGCCGAGACATTATTCGTCGGGTTCTCTCGGATCAACTTCAGAGGATGGGGAGTTTGTCGCTTCCGTTGTGCGGCGCAATTACAGAATTAATGGGTCTCAATAGTCAGTTAATTACGATTAACTCCGATTCTATTTTACAAATTAAAGCTCCTGCCCTCATTCGCTGGCAAGATACCTTAGCGATTATTTACGAAATTAACTCTAAACGGGTTGTGATCGCTGTTCCCGAAATTGGAATTTTACGACGGAAACCGGCTGATTTTATCGAAGCTTGGGGAGCGCAAGGAGAAGTTTTACTCTTACAAAAAAGTAAAGAAACGCCTCAACGGAAATTTGGACTCAATTGGTTTATTCCTGCTCTGATTCAATACCGTCGTGTTTTAGTTGAAGTTTTTATTGCTTCCTTTTTTGTCCAACTCTTTGCCTTAGCTAATCCCTTGATGATTCAGGTAATCATCGATAAAGTGATTGTGCAAAATAGCCCGGATACCCTCCATGTGTTGGGGATTTTTCTCCTGATTATGGCTTTATTTGAAGCCTTATTAGGGGCAATGCGAACCAATCTCTTTGTCGATACCACCAACCGCATCGATATGAGTCTCGGCTCAGAAATTATCGATCACCTATTACGACTTCCTTTAAGATACTTTGAACGGCGACCGGTTGGGGAAATTTCGACCCGGGTTAATGAACTGGAAAATATTCGTCAGTTTCTCACAGGAACGGCGTTAACCGTTGTTTTAGATGCCCTTTTCTCGGTGGTTTATATCGTCGTTATGCTCATCTATAGCGTGGTATTAACAGCTTGGGCGTTAGCGGTTGTGCCGATTTTAGTGATTGTCACCGCCGTTTTTTCGCCAGTTATCCGCAAACAACTACGCACCAAAGCAGAACGCAATGCGGAAACCCAGTCTTATCTGGTGGAAGTCATGTCAGGAATTCAAACGGTTAAGGCGCAAAATATCGAATTACGCTCCCGTTGGCAATGGCAAGAACGCTACGCGCGTTATGTTTCGGCTGGATTTAATACGGTTATTACCTCGACGTTTGCCAGTTCTTTAAGTAATTTCTTTAATAAACTTTCGGGTTTATTGGTGTTGTGGGTCGGCGCTTATTTAGTTTTAGAAGGAGAGTTAACCCTAGGTCAGTTAATCGCCTTCCGGATTATTGCCGGTTACGTAACTTCTCCCATTTTACGCTTAACTCAACTGTGGCAAAATTTCCAAGAAACCGCCTTATCTTTAGAACGGTTAGCGGATATTGTCGATACTCCTCAAGAAGCAGAAGACGATCGAGATAACATTCCCATGCCTTTAATTAAAGGGAGTGTTAAATTTGAAAATGTCTCTTTCCGCTTCCAAAAACACGGCCCTTTACAACTGTACAATGTCAATTTAGAGTTTCCCGCCGGAACTTTTGTGGCCTTGGTGGGACAAAGTGGTGCCGGAAAAAGTACCTTAACCAAACTGCTGTCTCGGTTATATGAACCTGAATCAGGCCGAATTCTCGTAGATGGTTATGATATTAATAAAGTAGAACTTTATTCCCTCCGTCGTCAAATCGGGGTAGTTCCCCAAGAAACCCTCCTGTTTGATGGGACGGTACAAGAAAATATTGCTCTGACTAATCCTGATGCTAGCATCGAGGAAATTGTCGAAGCCGCTCAAGTGGCCGCCGCCCATGAATTTATTATGAATTTACCCAGTGGGTACAATACTAGGGTTGGGGAAAGAGGAGCATCTTTATCTGGGGGACAACGTCAAAGAATTGCGATCGCTCGTTCAGTGTTACAAAGACCGCAAGTTTTGGTATTAGATGAAGCTACCAGTGCTTTAGACTACGCCACTGAACAACAAGTCTGTGTCAATCTTTCGGTTGCCTTTAAAGATCGGACTGTATTTTTCATTACTCACCGTCTCGCTTCGATCCGAAGTGCTGATACGATCGTGATGATGGATGCGGGAACAGTCGTAGAAATTGGAACTCACTCAGAATTGATGGCGATGAAGGGACGCTATTACTATTTATATCAGCAGCAAGAAGCTAATCTCTAA
- a CDS encoding HlyD family efflux transporter periplasmic adaptor subunit: MSQMNGHNGNGHYSNGHHANGNGNGNGNGHKSGMITTAPKPEIKDSQSFNFLPSFTAPEKGVVLRQSPTWSRGVVWTIVGVTVAAIIWAAVAPIEQVVQATGQLKPQGKVKEVQAPVNGVVKEVLVKDGEKVEKGEVLVIFDTEASKAELASYKQIRQALQQENQFYQMLMEENLDPSQVETAIIQLKLPKEVATLARNRIALMAENQLFRIQVGESVANAALDREQFARLEAARRELDSRALAAKLEINQLQKQLSQTQVQLADAESQLVADRLVLQEIKTRNEDLLQQSQASLKIEQQILSEISPLAEEGALARYQINKQQQSVNDRIADIVEKQGNGEIEYKKQLQQIETRIAEIQRFQEEEQRLQAAISQARERYMNTQAVTEKDVRDRIAENKKRMAEVDSQLTKIIVDNRNRIAEYDSQISRANQTLRYQELRAPVGGTVFDLQAFPGFVPQPSQAEALLKIVPDDYLIAEVDVINKDIGFVRNDMKADIRIDSFPFSEYGDIKGKVVSIGSDALPPDEIYKYYRFPTRIQLDDQFLKIQNREIPLQSGMSISANIKIRENRTVLSLFTEQFTRSVESLKKVD; encoded by the coding sequence ATGAGTCAAATGAATGGACATAACGGGAACGGCCATTACTCTAATGGCCATCATGCCAATGGTAACGGTAACGGTAACGGTAACGGCCACAAGTCAGGAATGATAACCACTGCACCGAAACCTGAAATTAAAGATTCTCAGTCTTTTAATTTTCTTCCTTCTTTTACTGCTCCCGAAAAAGGGGTGGTTTTGCGTCAATCTCCCACATGGTCTAGGGGAGTCGTTTGGACGATTGTGGGTGTAACGGTAGCAGCTATCATTTGGGCGGCGGTAGCCCCCATAGAACAAGTTGTACAAGCCACCGGACAGCTAAAACCCCAAGGAAAAGTCAAAGAAGTTCAAGCTCCGGTTAATGGAGTGGTTAAAGAAGTTTTGGTTAAAGATGGGGAAAAGGTAGAAAAAGGAGAAGTTTTAGTTATTTTTGATACTGAGGCTTCTAAGGCAGAATTAGCCTCTTATAAACAGATTCGTCAAGCTCTCCAGCAAGAAAATCAATTTTATCAAATGTTGATGGAGGAAAATCTCGATCCTTCTCAAGTAGAAACCGCAATTATTCAGTTAAAATTGCCGAAAGAAGTGGCAACGTTAGCCCGAAATCGCATCGCCTTAATGGCAGAAAATCAACTCTTTCGGATTCAAGTCGGGGAATCTGTTGCCAATGCTGCCCTCGATCGAGAACAATTTGCTCGTCTTGAGGCAGCTAGGAGAGAATTAGACTCTAGAGCTTTGGCGGCTAAATTAGAAATTAATCAATTGCAAAAACAACTCAGTCAAACTCAAGTTCAATTGGCAGATGCAGAAAGTCAATTAGTCGCCGATCGTTTAGTTTTACAAGAGATTAAAACTCGCAATGAGGATTTATTGCAACAATCTCAAGCCAGTTTAAAAATTGAGCAACAAATTCTCAGTGAAATTTCCCCATTAGCAGAAGAAGGGGCTTTAGCTCGCTATCAAATTAATAAACAGCAACAATCGGTCAACGATCGCATTGCGGATATTGTAGAAAAACAAGGCAATGGAGAGATTGAGTATAAAAAACAATTGCAACAAATTGAGACTCGTATAGCGGAAATTCAACGGTTTCAAGAAGAAGAACAAAGACTTCAAGCCGCAATTTCTCAGGCTAGAGAAAGATATATGAATACTCAAGCGGTGACGGAAAAAGATGTGCGGGATAGAATCGCTGAAAACAAAAAACGCATGGCTGAAGTTGATAGTCAGTTAACTAAAATTATCGTCGATAATAGAAATCGAATTGCTGAATACGATAGTCAAATTAGTCGAGCGAACCAAACCTTAAGATATCAAGAATTAAGAGCGCCTGTAGGGGGAACAGTGTTTGATTTACAAGCTTTTCCGGGCTTTGTTCCTCAACCTTCTCAAGCGGAAGCTCTCCTCAAAATCGTTCCTGATGACTATTTAATTGCTGAGGTCGATGTGATCAATAAAGATATTGGTTTTGTTCGCAATGACATGAAAGCTGATATCAGAATTGATTCTTTTCCGTTTAGTGAATACGGAGATATTAAAGGAAAAGTGGTTTCTATTGGCTCAGATGCTTTACCTCCTGATGAAATTTATAAGTATTATCGATTCCCGACTAGAATTCAATTAGATGATCAATTCCTCAAGATCCAGAATAGAGAAATTCCTTTACAATCAGGGATGTCTATCAGTGCCAACATTAAGATCCGGGAAAATCGCACTGTGTTGAGTCTGTTTACTGAACAATTTACCCGCAGTGTCGAATCTCTTAAAAAAGTGGATTAA
- a CDS encoding NACHT domain-containing protein, protein MQPNSRLKLIQTLNRLSVEQLEQVIFTLKPPPGIIPPSMASVGNRTSALLHWAESSGGCGLEKVNQTLEEILNFSDSLPENPQFLEQFAHRFKRNASVELSALEVRNRIGLLDKVKQSWIKGILDKSLHWKVAIDLNLTEELGLVDHFSSQIQEIPPENQPNSFPEASLVNLIAEIGEGATLLILGEPGSGKTITLLRLAQYLIIEAEKDERQPIPVIFNLSSWQTRFKTLEEWLLQEFTLKYQIPKKVAKGWIKKQQLQLLLDGLDEVSTEARESCVIALNQFLQENGLTEVIVCSRRQNYSQLSNRLKFQQAISIQPLTEEQINHYFTQAGEELQGVKQLIEEDPILADLAKSPLMLSIMTLAYQGKSAEDLLRMSSSSERRVHLFNAYVKRMFYRQRHENDDKKSKVSDQKVSHYLNWLAQKMERQSQTEFLIEAMQPRLLLNSVERRIYQGSIAFVIMTLWGIIHLGLLGFHHSFQGRLPYTPEGGLLRGVIGGIIAGLICGLFGGLVGSIKQEKIAQVFNGLIWGITYGTVFALIWQKVGFGIAYGILYGLVGCLIYRTIHRSIETVELMQWSWKKASLNVLVALIIGLSLTLSGALGEIKSIIIGLGVLFIFAFTKRNIIEFKSIIPNQGIWNSLANAQRLFIIVASITGVLMGLAEAREKAPILNDRETLIYGIINGIVDGTILGLLAGLIGAEGSGITCLKHLTLRFILWCKGYIPWNYKKFLDQSVELIFLRRNGGSYSFIHRTLREYWTEFKPPLSQLRDFSGERQQN, encoded by the coding sequence ATGCAACCCAATAGCCGTTTAAAGCTCATACAAACTCTCAATCGTTTATCTGTTGAGCAACTAGAGCAGGTTATTTTTACCCTCAAACCCCCACCAGGAATTATACCCCCGTCAATGGCATCGGTGGGTAATCGCACTTCTGCTTTATTACACTGGGCAGAATCTAGCGGAGGTTGTGGACTAGAAAAAGTCAATCAAACTCTTGAAGAGATTCTTAATTTTTCAGATTCTTTACCTGAAAATCCTCAATTTCTTGAACAATTTGCTCATCGATTCAAAAGAAATGCCTCAGTTGAACTTTCTGCCTTAGAAGTTCGTAATCGAATTGGATTACTCGATAAAGTTAAACAATCTTGGATTAAGGGAATATTAGATAAATCTTTACATTGGAAAGTCGCTATTGATTTAAATTTGACAGAAGAACTCGGATTAGTAGACCATTTTTCGAGTCAAATTCAAGAAATCCCCCCAGAAAATCAACCGAATTCATTTCCCGAAGCTTCTTTAGTTAATTTAATTGCAGAAATTGGCGAAGGGGCAACATTATTAATTCTCGGTGAACCGGGTTCGGGAAAAACAATTACTCTCTTAAGATTAGCTCAATATTTAATTATTGAAGCTGAAAAAGATGAAAGACAACCTATTCCCGTTATTTTTAATTTGTCCTCTTGGCAAACTCGATTTAAAACCTTAGAAGAGTGGTTACTTCAAGAATTTACCCTGAAATATCAAATCCCTAAAAAAGTGGCCAAGGGTTGGATAAAAAAACAACAATTACAGTTACTTTTAGATGGATTAGATGAAGTCAGTACAGAAGCTAGAGAAAGCTGTGTGATAGCTTTAAATCAGTTTCTTCAGGAAAATGGGTTAACTGAAGTCATTGTCTGTAGTCGTCGGCAAAACTATTCACAATTATCTAATCGATTGAAGTTTCAACAAGCGATCTCTATTCAACCTTTAACTGAAGAACAAATTAATCACTATTTCACTCAAGCCGGAGAAGAATTACAAGGAGTTAAACAGTTAATAGAAGAAGATCCCATTTTGGCTGATTTGGCTAAATCTCCCCTCATGCTCAGTATTATGACTCTTGCTTATCAAGGTAAATCGGCTGAAGATTTATTAAGGATGAGTTCTTCATCAGAGCGACGGGTACATTTATTTAATGCTTATGTCAAGAGAATGTTTTATCGTCAAAGACATGAAAATGATGATAAAAAGTCTAAGGTTTCTGACCAAAAAGTCAGTCATTATTTAAACTGGTTAGCTCAAAAAATGGAGCGACAATCACAGACAGAATTTCTCATAGAAGCCATGCAACCCCGATTACTTTTAAATTCAGTTGAGCGTCGAATTTATCAAGGTAGTATTGCTTTTGTGATTATGACTCTATGGGGAATCATCCATTTAGGACTTTTGGGATTCCATCATAGTTTTCAGGGAAGATTACCCTATACACCAGAGGGAGGACTTTTAAGAGGAGTAATAGGAGGGATTATAGCCGGCTTAATTTGTGGTTTATTTGGTGGGTTAGTGGGGAGTATTAAACAAGAAAAAATCGCACAAGTTTTTAATGGATTAATTTGGGGGATAACTTATGGAACTGTGTTTGCCTTGATTTGGCAAAAAGTTGGATTTGGCATCGCTTACGGAATTCTTTATGGATTAGTCGGATGTTTAATTTATCGAACTATTCATCGCTCAATAGAAACTGTAGAATTGATGCAATGGTCTTGGAAAAAAGCCAGTTTAAATGTTTTAGTCGCCTTAATTATTGGCTTGAGTTTAACTTTATCGGGCGCATTGGGAGAAATTAAAAGTATTATTATTGGTCTAGGAGTTTTATTTATTTTTGCTTTTACTAAAAGAAATATCATAGAATTTAAGTCAATTATTCCTAATCAAGGGATCTGGAATTCTCTCGCTAATGCTCAAAGATTATTTATCATTGTGGCAAGCATTACCGGAGTTTTGATGGGACTAGCTGAGGCGCGAGAAAAAGCTCCAATACTTAACGATCGGGAGACTTTAATTTATGGGATCATTAATGGTATTGTTGATGGCACTATTTTAGGATTACTGGCCGGATTAATTGGCGCAGAAGGCTCAGGGATTACTTGTTTAAAACATTTAACGTTACGGTTTATTCTTTGGTGTAAAGGTTATATTCCTTGGAATTATAAAAAGTTTCTCGATCAGAGTGTTGAACTTATTTTCCTGAGAAGAAATGGGGGCAGTTATAGTTTTATTCATCGCACATTAAGGGAATATTGGACTGAATTTAAGCCCCCTTTATCACAATTGAGAGATTTTTCTGGAGAAAGGCAACAGAATTAA
- a CDS encoding FeoB small GTPase domain-containing protein codes for MSQIPQIALVGMPNVGKSVLFHALTGTYVTVSNYPGTTVEVSRGQTSIGDRSVAVIDTPGMYSLVPITEEERVARDLLLKEPIDLAIHVLDAKNLARMLPLTFQLLETGIPVLLAVNMMDEARQLEIEINPEELEKQLGIPVVTMAVAQGRGVKELYRRMANYVPSDCLSPAY; via the coding sequence TTGAGCCAGATTCCTCAAATCGCCTTGGTAGGAATGCCTAATGTGGGAAAAAGTGTTTTATTTCATGCGTTAACTGGAACTTATGTCACCGTTTCTAATTATCCGGGCACAACCGTAGAAGTTTCCAGAGGACAAACCTCAATTGGCGATCGCTCGGTGGCGGTTATCGATACTCCAGGGATGTATTCATTAGTGCCTATCACAGAAGAGGAAAGAGTCGCGCGAGATTTATTACTAAAAGAACCAATTGATTTAGCGATTCATGTGTTAGATGCTAAAAATTTAGCGAGAATGTTACCCTTAACCTTTCAATTGTTAGAAACAGGAATTCCCGTCTTATTAGCTGTCAATATGATGGATGAAGCGCGACAATTAGAGATTGAAATTAATCCAGAAGAACTAGAAAAACAATTAGGAATCCCCGTAGTGACAATGGCAGTTGCTCAAGGTCGGGGAGTGAAAGAATTATACAGGAGAATGGCGAATTATGTCCCATCAGATTGCTTATCCCCCGCCTATTGA
- a CDS encoding ferrous iron transporter B — protein MSHQIAYPPPIEEAIASVESLLSFDQPSSVSRRSIALMLLQQDASIWESLGLKKSHYLELEGIIKQTQQKIGEPVSIAIASYRQKLAWQIEKQVLKEPSQSKPPLTEILHRLTVNPLTGFPILLLILYYGIYKFVGEFGAGTLVDAIEGFFEARINPFVNEIVALIFPWQPLQDLFANDYGIITLGIRYATAIVLPIVATFFLMFSFLEDSGYLPRLSLMLDRIFKFLGLSGRAVIPIVLGLGCDTMATLVTRTLETKRERLIATFLLSLAIPCAAQWGVILGLLAQKPAALMFWGGFILSIFLLAGFLMSRFLPGQEAGFYIEIPPLRFPKLKNILTKTYVRMKWYFLEILPIFIWASVLIWLGRLTGLFNLIVSWIEPVSLALGLPKETAPIFLYGFFRRDYGAAGLFDLQGNHSLNGNQLVIAAIVLTLFLPCVAQLQIMGKERGWKTTTAIVLFIFPFAFLMGYLVNLFLTVFGVSL, from the coding sequence ATGTCCCATCAGATTGCTTATCCCCCGCCTATTGAAGAGGCGATCGCTTCTGTCGAATCTTTGTTATCGTTTGATCAGCCTTCCTCTGTTTCTCGGCGTAGTATAGCTCTAATGTTGTTACAGCAAGATGCTTCGATTTGGGAAAGTTTAGGCTTAAAAAAAAGTCACTATCTAGAACTAGAAGGAATTATTAAACAAACGCAACAAAAAATCGGCGAACCCGTTTCAATTGCCATTGCTTCCTATCGGCAAAAACTCGCCTGGCAAATCGAAAAACAAGTTCTCAAAGAACCCTCTCAAAGTAAGCCCCCATTAACGGAAATTTTACATCGATTAACGGTTAATCCTTTAACCGGCTTTCCTATTTTGCTCCTCATTCTTTACTACGGAATTTATAAATTTGTCGGAGAATTCGGGGCGGGGACTTTAGTTGATGCGATAGAAGGGTTTTTTGAGGCTAGAATTAACCCCTTTGTTAATGAGATTGTCGCCCTTATTTTTCCTTGGCAACCTCTGCAAGATTTATTTGCCAATGACTACGGAATTATTACCCTAGGAATTCGCTACGCTACAGCAATTGTCTTGCCGATTGTGGCGACTTTTTTCTTAATGTTTTCTTTTTTAGAAGATAGTGGCTATTTACCCCGATTATCTTTAATGCTCGATCGGATATTTAAATTTTTAGGGTTATCAGGACGGGCGGTTATTCCCATTGTTTTAGGGTTAGGGTGTGATACGATGGCTACCCTTGTCACCCGAACTTTAGAAACTAAACGAGAACGATTAATTGCTACCTTTCTACTCTCTTTAGCCATTCCTTGTGCGGCTCAATGGGGGGTAATTTTAGGACTATTGGCACAAAAACCAGCCGCTTTGATGTTTTGGGGAGGATTTATTCTGTCCATTTTTCTCTTAGCTGGCTTTTTAATGTCTCGATTTTTGCCCGGACAAGAAGCAGGATTTTATATCGAAATTCCCCCGTTACGGTTTCCCAAACTGAAAAATATCCTCACCAAAACTTATGTTAGGATGAAATGGTATTTTTTAGAAATTCTTCCCATTTTTATCTGGGCTTCGGTTTTAATTTGGTTAGGACGACTGACAGGGTTATTTAATTTAATTGTGAGTTGGATTGAACCGGTGAGTCTGGCTTTAGGATTACCGAAAGAAACAGCCCCAATTTTCTTATATGGCTTTTTCCGACGGGATTATGGGGCGGCGGGATTATTTGATTTACAAGGTAATCACAGCTTAAATGGGAATCAATTAGTGATTGCTGCTATTGTTCTTACCCTCTTTTTACCCTGTGTCGCTCAATTACAAATTATGGGGAAAGAGCGAGGATGGAAAACCACAACGGCAATCGTGTTATTTATCTTTCCTTTTGCCTTTTTGATGGGCTATTTGGTCAATTTATTTTTAACGGTTTTCGGAGTCAGCTTATGA
- a CDS encoding FeoA family protein has product MMTLSKLKTGEKAIVAPWQTSDNTLIRKLMTMGIMPGVAIKLEQQFPSFIVQVGRTRAAFDRETAKLIYVERG; this is encoded by the coding sequence ATGATGACACTTTCTAAGTTAAAAACAGGAGAAAAGGCAATTGTTGCCCCTTGGCAAACCTCCGATAATACTCTAATCCGAAAATTAATGACGATGGGGATTATGCCGGGAGTTGCTATCAAATTAGAACAACAATTTCCCTCTTTTATCGTCCAAGTCGGCAGAACTCGCGCCGCTTTCGATCGAGAAACAGCAAAATTAATTTATGTCGAGAGGGGTTAA
- a CDS encoding HMA2 domain-containing protein — MEYSIVHHTPGRVRYRIPQLANDPEMAENLYNLFSGEEYVTDVRIRAFVGSVVVNYQSESLSQETICSYLENLIQISDTVFPGKINKKSQG; from the coding sequence TTGGAATATAGCATTGTTCATCACACTCCTGGGCGTGTTAGATATCGAATTCCTCAGTTGGCTAATGATCCAGAAATGGCCGAAAATTTGTATAATTTGTTTTCTGGAGAAGAGTATGTCACTGATGTTCGTATTAGGGCATTCGTGGGTTCTGTAGTTGTTAATTATCAAAGTGAGTCTTTATCTCAAGAGACAATCTGCTCCTATTTAGAGAATTTGATTCAAATTTCTGATACGGTTTTTCCCGGCAAGATCAACAAAAAATCTCAAGGTTGA